From the genome of Solidesulfovibrio magneticus RS-1:
AGACGCCTACTGCACCGAAGAATCCCCGTTGCGCCCCATCTCCGAATACGGCCTGTGCAAAGTGGAGATCGAAAAGGCCTTCCTGGACAAGGGCAACGCCGTCAGCTTCCGCCTGGCCACCGTGTTCGGCATGAGCCCGCGCATGCGCATGGACCTGCTCGTCAACGACTTCACCTACCGGGCCTTCAAGGACCGCTTCATCATCCTTTTTGAAGAGCATTTCCGCCGCAACTACATCCACGTGCGCGACGTGGCCAAGGCCTTCCTCATGGCCCTGGAAAAGTACGACATCATGAAGGGCCAAGCTTACAACGTGGGGCTGAGCACCGCCAACCTGACCAAGCGCCAGCTGTGCGAGAAGATCAAGGAACACATTCCGGACTTCTACATCCACTCCGCCGCCGTCGGCGAAGACCCGGACAAGCGCGATTACATCGTGAGCAACGACAAGATCGAGGCTCTGGGCTGGCGTCCCGATTTCGACCTCGACCGGGGCATCCGCGAACTGCTCATCGGCTACCGTATCCTCAAGCCCAATCGGTATGCCAACGTCTAACAGCGGCCTTGCTGGCGGGCCGGTCCGCGAAGCCATTGTCCTGTGCGGCGGGCAGGGAACGCGTTTACGCGCGGCCCTGCCCGCTTTGCCCAAGGTATTGGCTCCTATCGCCGGCCGGCCTTTCATCGCCTACCAGTTGCGGGCCCTGGCCCGGCTCGGCATCCGCCGGGTGGTCCTGGCCACGGGCTATCTGGCCGACGCCGTTTGGGAAGCGCTGGGCGACGCCCAGGAAGGCATGGATCTGGTCCACTCCCGGGAACAGACGCCCCTGGACACCGGCGGCGCGCTGCGCCTGGCCCTGCCCAGCCTCGACGGCGAGGCGGCGCTGGTCCTTAACGGCGATTCCTACCTTGATGCGGATCTTTCCCCCCTGGTCGCCCCCCTGGCCGATGCGCCCCCTTGCCTCATGGCCGCCGCCGCCTTGGCCGACACCACCCGTTTCGGCAGGCTGCTGTTCCAGGAAGACGGCGCGGTGACCGCTTTTACCGAAAAAGGGCTGTCCGGCCCGGGCCACATCAACGCCGGCGTCTACCGGTTCACCCGCCAGACCCTTGAAGCCCTTCCGGCCGACCGGCCCGTCTCCCTGGAGCGCGAAGTTTTTCCGGGACTCATCGGACGCGGCCTGCGGGCCATCCCCCTGTCCGGCGCGTTCCTGGACATCGGCACCCCGGAATCCTATGCTGCGGCCG
Proteins encoded in this window:
- a CDS encoding nucleotidyltransferase family protein produces the protein MPTSNSGLAGGPVREAIVLCGGQGTRLRAALPALPKVLAPIAGRPFIAYQLRALARLGIRRVVLATGYLADAVWEALGDAQEGMDLVHSREQTPLDTGGALRLALPSLDGEAALVLNGDSYLDADLSPLVAPLADAPPCLMAAAALADTTRFGRLLFQEDGAVTAFTEKGLSGPGHINAGVYRFTRQTLEALPADRPVSLEREVFPGLIGRGLRAIPLSGAFLDIGTPESYAAAEAFFAAVGP
- a CDS encoding NAD-dependent epimerase/dehydratase family protein; the protein is MEKQSILVTGGAGYLGSVMVPALLAQGYKVTVLDSLLFGQDSLLDCCHYDGFDFIKGNIADTALMESLVPKFDVVIPLAAIVGAPACKLNPSLTTMVNHDAYLHLIKILSPSQRVVFPTTNSGYGIGEKDAYCTEESPLRPISEYGLCKVEIEKAFLDKGNAVSFRLATVFGMSPRMRMDLLVNDFTYRAFKDRFIILFEEHFRRNYIHVRDVAKAFLMALEKYDIMKGQAYNVGLSTANLTKRQLCEKIKEHIPDFYIHSAAVGEDPDKRDYIVSNDKIEALGWRPDFDLDRGIRELLIGYRILKPNRYANV